One window of the Salvia splendens isolate huo1 chromosome 1, SspV2, whole genome shotgun sequence genome contains the following:
- the LOC121797733 gene encoding uncharacterized protein LOC121797733 isoform X2, whose translation MSTRRRAGEERLYYCPPAMRRRQQEQEQEQSEQKSASSSPLPESKGSGSNSYLNLFLEHTTPVVASQHFTKTSMISWRNRGAEFDPYFMLGDLWESFREWSVYGVGVPLHWNESDSVVQYYAPSLSGIQLYTDPTRRAVEHRHGEESDANSSRGISTDGDSEGTDRGANDARGSCNQKNNIGHGFRRYAGGNNPSMESSVDGDDISMPPGRLMYEYFERELPFHREPLADKMSKLASQVHQLKTYMSCDLSPSSWISVAWYPIYRIPVGPALQNVDACFLTFHSLAKPVKGGYDASSKLSLPSFGLVSYKYKAADWNENGVDEGQKVKSLSRAADHWLRLLQVDHPDYNFFMSHNSYWR comes from the exons ATGTCAACGAGGAGGAGAGCAGGGGAGGAGAGATTGTACTACTGCCCACCGGCGATGAGGCGGCGGCAGCAGGAGCAGGAGCAGGAGCAATCGGAGCAGAAGTCAGCCTCGTCGTCGCCGCTACCGGAGAGTAAAGGATCCGGGTCGAATTCGTATTTGAATCTGTTTTTGGAGCACACCACTCCCGTTGTTGCAAGTCAACATTTTACTAAG ACAAGTATGATATCTTGGAGAAATCGTGGTGCTGAGTTCGATCCATACTTCATGCTCGGGGATCTTTGGGAATCTTTCAGGGAATGGAGTGTTTATGGAGTTGGAGTTCCCCTCCATTGGAATGAGAGTGATTCTGTTGTCCAATATTACGCACCATCCCTCTCTGGTATCCAATTGTATACAGATCCAACGCGCCGTGCTGTGGAACACAG ACATGGTGAGGAGAGTGATGCTAATTCCTCCAGGGGGATAAGTACTGATGGTGATAGTGAAGGAACGGATAGAGGAGCCAATGATGCTCGTGGATCTTGTAACCAGAAGAACAATATTGGTCATGGATTTAGAAGATATGCAGGGGGAAACAACCCTTCTATGGAATCATCTGTGGATGGGGACGATATCAGCATGCCTCCTGGTCGACTTATGTATGAATACTTCGAAAGGGAGCTCCCGTTTCATCGTGAACCGCTAGCTGATAAG ATGTCAAAACTTGCCTCTCAAGTTCATCAGTTAAAAACATATATGAGCTGTGATCTGTCTCCTTCAAGTTGGATTTCTGTTGCTTG GTACCCCATATATAGGATACCTGTAGGCCCTGCTCTACAAAATGTTGATGCATGTTTCTTGACTTTCCATTCACTTGCTAAACCTGTGAAAG GTGGGTATGATGCTAGTAGCAAGCTCTCCCTACCTAGCTTCGGACTTGTTTCATACAAGTACAAAGCCGCGGACTGGAATGAGAACGGAGTTGACGAAGGCCAGAAGGTCAAATCCCTCTCACGAGCCGCTGATCATTGGCTTCGGCTACTGCAAGTTGATCATCCTGACTACAACTTCTTCATGTCGCACAACAGTTACTGGAGATAG
- the LOC121797718 gene encoding protein DEHYDRATION-INDUCED 19 homolog 4-like isoform X1, with the protein MDSDSWPRISSYSRRYLSRPADVYNGEEFEGEEEQKSEFLCPFCSEDFDVVGLCCHIDEEHTVEAKNGVCPICAKRVGTDLVRHLTVQHASLLKMQRRRRLRKGASNFPLSIFKRELRDGGSLHSLLGGSSIPVSSSHIEPDPLLTSFICNPPDADESSSVRPLSSVEECTMVDNHAVDPCDRMAQKCPMSDEDARENSRRCEFVRGVVMSTFLDDL; encoded by the exons ATGGACTCCGATTCGTGGCCTCGGATTTCAAGCTACTCTAGGCGTTATCTATCTCGACCAG CAGATGTATATAATGGAGAAGAgtttgaaggtgaagaagagCAGAAGTCTGAGTTTCTCTGCCCGTTTTGCAGCGAGGATTTTGATGTGGTTGGGCTTTGTTGTCATATCGATGAAGAGCACACCGTTGAAGCCAAGAATGGG GTTTGTCCCATTTGCGCGAAAAGGGTCGGAACAGATCTGGTCCGCCATCTCACTGTGCAGCATGCGAGTCTACTAAAG ATGCAGCGTAGGAGAAGACTGAGGAAAGGTGCATCTAATTTCCCACTTTCCATCTTCAAACGAGAGTTGAGGGATGGAGGAAGCCTACACTCCCTTCTTGGTGGGTCTTCAATCCCGGTTTCTTCCTCACACATAGAACCCGACCCACTGTTAACCTCTTTCATATGCAATCCACCCGATGCTGATGAGTCCTCAAGTGTCCGGCCTCTCTCATCCGTTGAGGAGTGCACAATGGTCGATAACCACGCAGTGGACCCCTGCGACAg GATGGCGCAAAAGTGCCCGATGTCAGATGAAGATGCGAGGGAGAATAGTCGAAGGTGCGAATTTGTGAGGGGTGTTGTGATGTCTACTTTTCTTGATGATTTATGA
- the LOC121797733 gene encoding uncharacterized protein LOC121797733 isoform X1 has product MSTRRRAGEERLYYCPPAMRRRQQEQEQEQSEQKSASSSPLPESKGSGSNSYLNLFLEHTTPVVASQHFTKTSMISWRNRGAEFDPYFMLGDLWESFREWSVYGVGVPLHWNESDSVVQYYAPSLSGIQLYTDPTRRAVEHRRHGEESDANSSRGISTDGDSEGTDRGANDARGSCNQKNNIGHGFRRYAGGNNPSMESSVDGDDISMPPGRLMYEYFERELPFHREPLADKMSKLASQVHQLKTYMSCDLSPSSWISVAWYPIYRIPVGPALQNVDACFLTFHSLAKPVKGGYDASSKLSLPSFGLVSYKYKAADWNENGVDEGQKVKSLSRAADHWLRLLQVDHPDYNFFMSHNSYWR; this is encoded by the exons ATGTCAACGAGGAGGAGAGCAGGGGAGGAGAGATTGTACTACTGCCCACCGGCGATGAGGCGGCGGCAGCAGGAGCAGGAGCAGGAGCAATCGGAGCAGAAGTCAGCCTCGTCGTCGCCGCTACCGGAGAGTAAAGGATCCGGGTCGAATTCGTATTTGAATCTGTTTTTGGAGCACACCACTCCCGTTGTTGCAAGTCAACATTTTACTAAG ACAAGTATGATATCTTGGAGAAATCGTGGTGCTGAGTTCGATCCATACTTCATGCTCGGGGATCTTTGGGAATCTTTCAGGGAATGGAGTGTTTATGGAGTTGGAGTTCCCCTCCATTGGAATGAGAGTGATTCTGTTGTCCAATATTACGCACCATCCCTCTCTGGTATCCAATTGTATACAGATCCAACGCGCCGTGCTGTGGAACACAG AAGACATGGTGAGGAGAGTGATGCTAATTCCTCCAGGGGGATAAGTACTGATGGTGATAGTGAAGGAACGGATAGAGGAGCCAATGATGCTCGTGGATCTTGTAACCAGAAGAACAATATTGGTCATGGATTTAGAAGATATGCAGGGGGAAACAACCCTTCTATGGAATCATCTGTGGATGGGGACGATATCAGCATGCCTCCTGGTCGACTTATGTATGAATACTTCGAAAGGGAGCTCCCGTTTCATCGTGAACCGCTAGCTGATAAG ATGTCAAAACTTGCCTCTCAAGTTCATCAGTTAAAAACATATATGAGCTGTGATCTGTCTCCTTCAAGTTGGATTTCTGTTGCTTG GTACCCCATATATAGGATACCTGTAGGCCCTGCTCTACAAAATGTTGATGCATGTTTCTTGACTTTCCATTCACTTGCTAAACCTGTGAAAG GTGGGTATGATGCTAGTAGCAAGCTCTCCCTACCTAGCTTCGGACTTGTTTCATACAAGTACAAAGCCGCGGACTGGAATGAGAACGGAGTTGACGAAGGCCAGAAGGTCAAATCCCTCTCACGAGCCGCTGATCATTGGCTTCGGCTACTGCAAGTTGATCATCCTGACTACAACTTCTTCATGTCGCACAACAGTTACTGGAGATAG
- the LOC121797718 gene encoding protein DEHYDRATION-INDUCED 19 homolog 4-like isoform X2 produces MDSDSWPRISSYSRRYLSRPDVYNGEEFEGEEEQKSEFLCPFCSEDFDVVGLCCHIDEEHTVEAKNGVCPICAKRVGTDLVRHLTVQHASLLKMQRRRRLRKGASNFPLSIFKRELRDGGSLHSLLGGSSIPVSSSHIEPDPLLTSFICNPPDADESSSVRPLSSVEECTMVDNHAVDPCDRMAQKCPMSDEDARENSRRCEFVRGVVMSTFLDDL; encoded by the exons ATGGACTCCGATTCGTGGCCTCGGATTTCAAGCTACTCTAGGCGTTATCTATCTCGACCAG ATGTATATAATGGAGAAGAgtttgaaggtgaagaagagCAGAAGTCTGAGTTTCTCTGCCCGTTTTGCAGCGAGGATTTTGATGTGGTTGGGCTTTGTTGTCATATCGATGAAGAGCACACCGTTGAAGCCAAGAATGGG GTTTGTCCCATTTGCGCGAAAAGGGTCGGAACAGATCTGGTCCGCCATCTCACTGTGCAGCATGCGAGTCTACTAAAG ATGCAGCGTAGGAGAAGACTGAGGAAAGGTGCATCTAATTTCCCACTTTCCATCTTCAAACGAGAGTTGAGGGATGGAGGAAGCCTACACTCCCTTCTTGGTGGGTCTTCAATCCCGGTTTCTTCCTCACACATAGAACCCGACCCACTGTTAACCTCTTTCATATGCAATCCACCCGATGCTGATGAGTCCTCAAGTGTCCGGCCTCTCTCATCCGTTGAGGAGTGCACAATGGTCGATAACCACGCAGTGGACCCCTGCGACAg GATGGCGCAAAAGTGCCCGATGTCAGATGAAGATGCGAGGGAGAATAGTCGAAGGTGCGAATTTGTGAGGGGTGTTGTGATGTCTACTTTTCTTGATGATTTATGA